In the Gossypium raimondii isolate GPD5lz chromosome 9, ASM2569854v1, whole genome shotgun sequence genome, one interval contains:
- the LOC105799059 gene encoding F-box protein SKP2A: MNNLVLSLAPKFTKLLTLVLRQENPQLEDTAVETIAKFCHDLQDLDLSKSFKLGDRSLYALSHGCRNLTKLNISGCTSFSDEGLEYLTKFCRKLKILNLCGCIKATTDCALQAIGQNCNMLHSLNLGWCDNVGDLGVTSLAYGCPDLRCLDLCGCVRITDDSVIALASGCLHLRSLGLYYCRNITNREMYSLAHSRVKNKASIWQPMKGRYDEEGLRSLNISQYTALTPSVVQALCDTFPALHTCSGRHSLVMSGYLNLTSVHCACAVQSHRTLNSILHTAH, translated from the exons ATGAACAACTTGGTTCTATCTCTTGCTcctaaatttaccaaattgctAACTCTCGTGCTACGCCAAGAAAATCCGCAGCTTGAGGACACTGCTGTTGAGACGATTGCGAAATTCTGTCATGATCTGCAGGATCTGGACCTCAGCAAAAGTTTCAAGCTTGGTGATCGCTCATTGTATGCTTTGTCCCATGGTTGTCGTAATCTTACAAAACTTAACATCAGTGGCTGCACATCATTCAGTGATGAAGGTCTTGAATATTTGACTAAATTTTGtcgaaaactaaaaatattaaatctctGTGGATGCATTAAAGCTACAACTGACTGCGCATTGCAG GCTATTGGACAGAACTGCAATATGTTGCACTCTTTAAATCTGGGATGGTGTGACAACGTTGGTGATCTAGGAGTTACGAGTCTAGCATATGGATGCCCTGATCTCAGATGCCTTGACTTGTGTGGCTGTGTCCGCATAACAG ATGATAGCGTGATTGCTTTGGCGAGTGGATGTCTCCATTTGAGGTCGCTTGGTCTGTACTATTGCCGGAATATCACAAACAGGGAAATGTACTCACTGGCTCACAGCCGAGTGAAGAACAAGGCTTCAATTTGGCAGCCGATGAAGGGTAGATATGATGAGGAAGGTCTTAGAAGTCTGAATATAAGCCAGTATACTGCACTGACTCCTTCAGTTGTTCAGGCATTATGTGACACGTTCCCCGCTCTTCACACCTGCTCTGGAAGGCATTCCCTCGTCATGAGCGGCTACTTGAACTTAACGTCCGTGCATTGCGCTTGTGCGGTCCAATCACACCGCACACTAAACAGTATTCTCCATACAGCTCATTGA
- the LOC105799060 gene encoding LOW QUALITY PROTEIN: nuclear poly(A) polymerase 4 (The sequence of the model RefSeq protein was modified relative to this genomic sequence to represent the inferred CDS: inserted 1 base in 1 codon), translated as MVSSEGLCGSQAPIAAPVTQYGVTKPISMAGPTAADIQRSRDLEKFLVQAGLYESKEEASKREEVLGQIQEIVTNWVKQLTRLXGYTDQMVEDAKAVIFTFGSYRLGVHGPGSDIDALCVGPSYVSREEDFFFVLHNILAEREEVTELQPVPDAHVPVLRFKFSGIPIDLLYASISHLVVPHDLDISDISVLYNVDEPTVRSLNGCRVADQILKLVPNVEHFRTTLRCLKFWAKRRGVYSNVTGFLGGVNWALLVARICQLYPNAAPSMLVSRFFRVFTQWRWPNPVMLCAIEEDRLGFSVWDPRKNPRDRTHHMPIITPAYPCMNSSYNVSTSTLRVMMEQFQYGNNVCENIELNKAKWSALFEPYLFFQSYTNYLQVDILAADADDLRSWKGWVESRLRQLTLMIERDTYGKLQCHPYAQDYVDASKPCAHCAFFMGLQRKHGEIVQEGQQFDIRGSVDEFRHSISMYMFWKPGMEIYVSHVRRKQLPAYVYPDGCKRSRNLHLTPQQPSYKISRNNGVAYQAESGEKCLKRKKDPDGENSEQSRLDKRRSPDRNQSVSPEIVSRKLGSACTGCSTSDLDEMNRLAEANTSSNSSGISSCSHEDIGNESTAGSSEGSNVGDDNPSSSQSDSSDDLKSSVEDEHADQNKVFQDGLLKDLEPKTVVGVVLKSMNGVVDSESVQNPVIRFVFEILIDFFFCVPCAMFFFILLSFGVSFVVALYNRLSLASTA; from the exons ATGGTGAGTTCAGAGGGATTATGTGGTTCGCAGGCGCCGATAGCAGCGCCAGTGACGCAGTATGGTGTGACAAAGCCGATTTCCATGGCGGGCCCCACCGCAGCCGACATACAAAGAAGTCGTGATTTGGAAAAG TTTTTGGTGCAAGCTGGGCTATATGAGAGTAAAGAGGAAGCATCAAAGAGAGAAGAAGTTCTTGGTCAAATTCAAGAG ATTGTGACAAATTGGGTTAAGCAACTTACTCGTT AGGGTTACACTGATCAGATGGTTGAGGATGCAAAGGCAGTCATTTTTACTTTTGGTTCTTATCGACTTGGG GTTCATGGACCTGGATCTGACATAGACGCTCTATGTGTGGGACCATCTTATGTGAGCCGAGAG GAAGATTTCTTCTTTGTACTGCACAACATCCTGGCAGAAAGGGAAGAAGTTACAGAGTTACAACCAGTTCCGGATGCTCATGTCCCTGTATTGAGATTCAAGTTTAGTGGAATACCAATTGATCTTCTTTATGCAAGCATCTCTCATTTGGTTGTCCCTCAT GATCTGGACATCTCGGACATTTCAGTACTGTACAATGTTGATGAGCCTACTGTTCGAAGTCTTAATGGCTGCAGGGTTGCAGATCAAATTCTGAAACTGGTGCCGAATGTTGAG CATTTTCGCACAACACTCCGATGTCTGAAGTTTTGGGCTAAAAGGCGTGGTGTTTATTCCAAT GTGACTGGATTTCTCGGGGGTGTTAACTGGGCGCTTCTTGTAGCTCGAATTTGCCAACTTTATCCTAATGCAGCTCCAAGTATGCTTGTTTCACGATTTTTTAGGGTCTTTACCCAGTGGCGTTGGCCAAACCCAGTTATGCTTTGTGCAATTGAAGAAGATAGACTCGGATTTTCTGTTTGGGATCCTCGTAAAAACCCTCGTGATAGGACTCATCATATGCCAATTATCACACCTGCCTATCCATGCATGAATTCTAGCTATAATGTGTCTACAAGTACGCTTCGAGTCATGATGGAGCAGTTCCAATATGGTAACAACGTGTGTGAG AATATTGAGCTGAATAAAGCAAAGTGGAGTGCTCTGTTTGAGCCTTACTTGTTCTTCCAAAGCTACACCAACTATCTGCAGGTGGACATTCTTGCAGCTGATGCTGATGACTTACGTTCTTGGAAAGGCTGGGTGGAATCCCGTCTGAGGCAGCTGACTTTGATG ATTGAGCGAGACACTTATGGAAAGTTGCAGTGCCATCCTTATGCTCAGGATTATGTAGATGCCTCCAAGCCATGTGCCCATTGTGCATTTTTTATGGGTTTACAAAGGAAACATGGAGAAATAGTTCAAGAAGGTCAACAGTTTGATATTCGTGGGTCAGTTGATGAGTTCCGCCATTCAATAAGTATGTACATGTTTTGGAAGCCTGGGATGGAAATCTATGTATCCCATGTCCGTAGAAAGCAGCTTCCGGCTTATGTTTACCCAGATGGCTGTAAACGTTCTCGGAATCTACACCTTACTCCCCAGCAGCCGTCTTACAAAATATCTCGCAACAATGGTGTTGCATATCAAGCTGAATCTGGTGAGAAATGCCTTAAAAGGAAGAAGGATCCCGATGGAGAAAATAGTGAGCAAAGTAGGCTGGATAAACGGAGGAGTCCTGATAGGAATCAATCAGTTTCTCCCGAGATTGTTAGTCGCAAGCTTGGCAGCGCTTGCACAGGTTGTTCTACATCAGATCTAGATGAAATGAATAGATTAGCTGAAGCCAATACATCATCAAATTCCAGTGGTATCAGCTCTTGCTCACATGAGGATATTGGGAATGAATCTACAGCAGGTAGTAGTGAAGGGAGCAATGTAGGTGACGATAACCCATCGTCTTCTCAGAGTGATTCCAGTGACGATCTAAAATCTTCTGTGGAGGACGAACATGCTGATCAGAACAAAGTGTTCCAAGATGGATTGCTGAAAGATTTAGAG CCAAAAACTGTGGTTGGCGTGGTTCTTAAGTCCATGAACGGAGTTGTTGATTCAGAATCTGTGCAGAATCCTGTGATAAGGTTTGTATTCGAAATCTTAATAGACTTCTTTTTTTGTGTTCCATGTGCAATGTTTTTCTTTATACTGCTTTCTTTTGGTGTTTCTTTTGTTGTTGCTTTGTATAACAGGTTGAGTTTGGCATCAACAGCATGA
- the LOC105799063 gene encoding hexokinase-1, whose amino-acid sequence MGKVTVCVAVVCGVAVTAAAAVVIHRKMKKSGKWVKAMEIVKEFEESCRTPISKLKQVADAMTVEMHAGLASEGGSKLKMLITYVDSLPTGDEKGLFYALDLGGTNFRVLRVLLGGKDGGILKQQFKEVSIPPNKMTGSSAALFDYIAAELAKFVAQEEDDFKPTSGRPRELGFTFSFPVMQTSIASGTLLRWTKGFSIDETVGQDVVAELTKALERQGLEMRVSALVNDTVGTLAGGKYANNDVVVSVILGTGSNAAYVERAQAIPKWHGLLPKSGEMVINMEWGNFRSSHLPLTEYDQALDAESLNPGEQIYEKVISGMYLGEIFRRVLCRMAKEAFFGDIVPPKLKEPFILGTPVMSAMHHDTSPDLKVVANNLKDILEISNTSLKMRKVIVQLCDIVATRGARLSAAGLLGILKKMGRDTIKEGEKQKTVIAMDGGLYEHYEEYRNSLENCLKELLGEEVFKTIKIEHSNDGSGIGAALLAASHSQYLKDES is encoded by the exons ATGGGGAAGGTGACAGTTTGTGTGGCGGTGGTATGTGGGGTGGCGGTGACAGCGGCAGCAGCGGTGGTGATTCATCGGAAAATGAAGAAGTCAGGGAAGTGGGTCAAAGCAATGGAGATAGTGAAAGAGTTTGAAGAAAGCTGTAGGACTCCGATTTCTAAGCTGAAACAAGTGGCTGATGCCATGACTGTTGAGATGCATGCTGGCCTTGCCTCTGAAGGTGGCAGTAAACTCAAGATGCTCATCACCTATGTCGACAGTTTGCCTACTGG GGATGAGAAGGGATTATTTTATGCATTAGACCTTGGTGGCACTAACTTCCGTGTATTACGAGTGCTATTGGGGGGGAAAGATGGTGGTATCCTCAAACAACAATTCAAGGAGGTCTCAATTCCTCCGAATAAGATGACAGGGAGTTCAGCT GCACTATTCGACTATATTGCTGCAGAACTCGCTAAATTTGTAGCTCAAGAAGAAGATGATTTTAAACCAACTTCTGGTAGGCCGAGGGAGCTTGGTTTTACCTTCTCATTCCCCGTGATGCAAACATCCATTGCTTCGGGAACCCTACTTAGGTGGACGAAAGGCTTCTCCATAGATGAAACA GTTGGCCAAGACGTGGTAGCAGAATTGACTAAAGCCTTGGAAAGACAAGGCCTTGAAATGCGGGTCTCGGCTTTG GTCAATGACACTGTCGGAACGCTAGCTGGAGGCAAGTATGCCAACAATGATGTTGTTGTTTCTGTGATCCTTGGTACCGGATCAAATGCGGCATACGTGGAACGTGCACAAGCAATTCCGAAATGGCATGGTCTACTTCCCAAGTCAGGAGAGATG GTTATCAATATGGAGTGGGGTAACTTTAGGTCATCACATCTTCCATTAACGGAGTATGACCAAGCACTCGATGCAGAGAGTTTAAACCCTGGTGAACAA ATTTACGAGAAGGTAATATCTGGTATGTATTTGGGAGAAATTTTTCGCAGAGTTCTGTGTAGGATGGCTAAGGAAGCATTTTTTGGTGACATCGTTCCACCAAAACTCAAAGAGCCATTCATATTGGG GACGCCAGTTATGTCCGCAATGCATCACGACACTTCGCCTGATCTCAAAGTGGTAGCGAATAACTTGAAAGACATTCTCGAG ATATCAAATACCTCTCTGAAGATGAGAAAAGTAATTGTTCAGCTTTGTGACATTGTCGCAACACGCGGTGCTCGTCTTTCGGCTGCCGGGCTACTTGGCATTCTGAAGAAAATGGGAAGAGACACGATCAAGGAAGGGGAGAAACAAAAGACGGTAATAGCTATGGACGGTGGACTATACGAACATTACGAGGAATACCGTAACAGCTTAGAGAACTGCCTAAAGGAATTGCTTGGAGAAGAAGTATTCAAAACCATCAAAATCGAGCATTCGAATGATGGTTCCGGAATCGGAGCTGCACTTCTTGCTGCTTCGCATTCACAGTATCTCAAAGACGAGTCCTGA